A single region of the Lotus japonicus ecotype B-129 chromosome 4, LjGifu_v1.2 genome encodes:
- the LOC130716130 gene encoding uncharacterized protein LOC130716130 has translation MYATSSESDSQISFAPSSVVGLEDEAKTLMDDLCSESAPTPTHCSLLSRSDDILEVVPHVISEPDTSVNLGIEAVFTPYNLTLMVVPQVRYVLVPKFAPHLFGNMPEKKELQSNLSNSQFRQFIPCHWKLFQSRLVHPEITLHQFHGVWRKQFDPGINKMDASVSKQESPHSFPCAFIRYSTLTLLGLIWKPFDPGILRQLKSFIVM, from the coding sequence ATGTACGCAACTTCTTCGGAATCTGATTCTCAAATTTCATTTGCGCCATCCTCTGTTGTTGGCCTGGAAGATGAGGCAAAAACGTTGATGGATGATTTGTGCAGCGAGAGCGCACCAACACCAACACACTGTTCTCTTTTATCTAGATCTGATGACATCTTAGAGGTTGTACCCCATGTTATATCTGAGCCAGACACCTCTGTCAATTTGGGCATCGAAGCAGTGTTCACACCTTACAATCTAACACTTATGGTTGTGCCTCAGGTTCGATATGTCCTTGTTCCCAAGTTTGCACCCCATTTGTTTGGTAATATGCCTGAGAAAAAGGAACTGCAATCCAACTTGTCTAACTCGCAATTCCGACAATTTATTCCATGCCACTGGAAGTTGTTTCAATCACGGCTAGTTCATCCAGAAATCACACTCCATCAATTTCATGGTGTTTGGCGAAAACAATTTGATCCTGGCATCAACAAGATGGATGCTAGTGTTTCAAAACAGGAGTCTCCACACTCTTTTCCATGTGCTTTTATTAGATATTCAACACTCACTCTCCTTGGTTTAATTTGGAAGCCTTTTGATCCTGGTATTTTGAGGCAACTGAAGTCCTTTATCGTGATGTGA
- the LOC130716131 gene encoding axial regulator YABBY 5, with protein MSTCGIIDVAPASEQLCYIPCNFCNIVLAVSVPCSSLFDIVTVRCGHCTNLWSVNMAAAFQSLSWQNLQAPGHCNPEYRIDTGSTSKCNNRLAMRAPTTHHVTEERIVNRPPEKRQRVPSAYNQFIKEEIQRIKANNPDISHREAFSTAAKNWAHFPHIHFGLMLENNNQAKMDNVSEKHLMSRAALLNK; from the exons ATGTCGACCTGTGGCATCATCGATGTTGCGCCTGCTTCTGAGCAATTGTGCTACATCCCTTGCAACTTCTGCAATATTGTTCTTGCG GTGAGTGTTCCATGCAGCAGCCTGTTTGACATCGTGACAGTCCGATGCGGGCACTGCACTAATCTTTGGTCTGTCAACATGGCCGCTGCGTTTCAATCACTCTCATGGCAAAATCTTCAG GCTCCTGGCCACTGCAACCCAGAGTACAGAATTGACACGGGCTCCACTTCCAAATGCAACAATAGGCTTGCAATGCGTGCTCCCACCACTCATCATGTCACTGAGGAAAGGATTGTCAACCGCC CTCCCGAGAAGAGGCAGCGTGTACCTTCTGCTTATAATCAGTTCATAAA ggaagaaatTCAGAGGATCAAGGCTAACAATCCTGATATCAGTCACCGAGAAGCGTTTAGCACAGCTGCAAAGAAC tgGGCACATTTTCCTCATATTCATTTTGGGCTCATGCTGGAGAACAACAATCAAGCTAAGATGGACAAT GTCTCTGAGAAGCATTTGATGTCAAGGGCTGCGCTGTTGAACAAATGA
- the LOC130713140 gene encoding uncharacterized protein LOC130713140, with the protein MGVQSIRIKTDSQIVSRQIQGEYQAKDAQLAKYLVKAQNLMKQVAKVQINHVPREENTRDDILSKLASTKKPGNNKSVIQEVLNSPSIENEEVMAIPMVIDQDGMDRIKLRLEAEGADLLLFTKDQIREASHYTLLGDQLYRRGVGVPLLRCVSKEEADRIMFEVHEGVCASHVGGRSLAAKVLRAGFYWPTLRSDCMEYAKKCVKCQMYADLHREPPETLSSMSSSWPFAMWGVDILGPFTPAEMDIEMRFALVEHPQSNGQVESANKVILNGVKKRLGEAKGLWADELITVIWAYNTTLQSTTGETPFKLTYGVDAMIPVEVQDVTFRVATYNEEHNDMNRLVDLNLADETQAEVRLRQAVVKQMSERRYNTRVVPRQMEAGDLVLRRKTRGPYDSKLSPNWEGPYKIRRELGQGAYHLEELSGRRIPRAWNVHHLRYYYS; encoded by the exons ATGGGCGTACAAAGCATCAGGATCAAGACAGATTCACAAATAGTGTCAAGACAAATCCAAGGAGAATATCAGGCGAAGGATGCACAGTTAGCCAAATACTTGGTGAAGGCTCAGAATTTGATGAAGCAGGTGGCGAAAGTGCAGATCAACCATGTTCCAAGAGAAGAGAACACGAGGGATGACATCTTGTCAAAGTTAGCAAGTACCAAGAAACCAGGGAACAACAAGTCAGTGATTCAGGAAGTTTTAAACAGTCCCAGCATTGAAAATGAGGAAGTTATGGCAATTCCGATGGTGATAGATCAAGACGGGATGGATCGAATCAAGCTACGTTTAGAGGCGGAAGGGGCTGATTTGCTTTTATTTACTAAGGATCAGATTCGAGAGGCAAGCCACTACACCCTGTTGGgcgatcaattgtacagaaggGGAGTAGGAGTTCCACTGTTGAGGTGCGTTTCCAAAGAAGAGGCTGACAGAATTATGTTTGAAGTgcatgaaggagtgtgtgcaAGTCACGTAGGTGGAAGATCTTTAGCAGCAAAAGTCTTAAGAGCAGGGTTTTACTGGCCAACACTGAGGTCAGATTGTATGGAATATGCAAAAAAGTGTGTAAAGTGTCAGATGTACGCAGATTTGCATAGGGAACCGCCGGAGACGTTGagttcaatgagttcatcatggccatttgcaatgtggggcgtGGATATCTTGGGACCTTTTACTCCAGCAG AAATGGATATTGAAATGCGTTTCGCTTTGGTGGAGCATCCACAATCAAATGGGCAGGTAGAGTCCGCAAATAAAGTGATTTTGAATGGAGTAAAAAAGCGTTTGGGCGAAGCAAAAGGATTATGGGCAGATGAATTGATTACTGTTATTTGGGCATACAATACGACTCTACAATCCACAACGGGCGAGACACCTTTCAAGTTAACTTATGGGGTTGATGCTATGATTCCAGTGGAAGTTCAAGATGTAACATTCAGGGTGGCAACTTATAATGAGGAACATAACGATATGAATAGACTTGTTGATTTGAATTTGGCTGATGAGACTCAGGCAGAGGTTCGTTTGAGACAAGCAGTGGTAAAGCAAATGTCAGAAAGGCGATACAATACAAGGGTGGTTCCAAGACAGATGGAAGCAGGTGATTTGGTGCtgagaagaaagacaagaggaCCATACGATTCAAAGTTGTCAccaaattgggaaggaccttacaaAATTCGAAGGGAGTTGGGACAAGGGGCGTACCATTTGGAAGAATTGTCTGGGCGAAGGATACCGAGGGCTTGGAACGTACATCATCTCCGctactattacagttga